Proteins from one Nomia melanderi isolate GNS246 chromosome 3, iyNomMela1, whole genome shotgun sequence genomic window:
- the LOC116429359 gene encoding ATP-binding cassette sub-family A member 17 isoform X2, whose product MKMANGIRIFGLLLYKNLLVRIRHWKSAVFLQCLVPITLFVLIQAVRDFSVQPPQVINENTYYPLEDTDELTDINMGYTYLYYMPQNEYTEKIIEDTRMCLKLPAEKVFGFSSEDKMIKSYTVLEAKLPTIKMLALVFEQYNTSDIRYKIRHALNIPRILFENVLDKISYTSHSLYFHAIPFVQLQMCVDESIVNLTAVHAKPDIKVSIQRMPYPPHVRIDSSDIILRLVICMFAVIAFLIPLCMETNYATKEKYIGVNVLMAMNGVKHYQNLLSWLITGILFSIFYIVPITVLFENTFSDNVEPYLHYSNSFIFWLILTVHVAHLISFGMHVAAYFSKPRFVTITLSVIYTASFSLHGNLIKEQLFSVIPGLGILFPNILLFRFLEEVNIYETRLTGIQWSNMFLVGDIQYNTSGCVGCILIFSLLGLMLHLTLALYINAILPGKYGVRKDPLYFLKYIKKNKVNLDEDMDDFDYDSIDDENFEPVTKGALTPGIQIRNLKKTYTTSYLRRTTVQAVKGISMDLYKGQITALLGHNGAGKTTLMSIITGVISATGGKVLINGKNIKTHLPVIRNDLGLCPQENMVFPDLSVSEQLEFFGLLKGSTKTRKQIKQDIITLLEKLKLSDKGNVLPSTLSGGQKRRLCLGMALIGDASIIILDEPTSGMDPETRRDIWDIILKIRGKKTILISTHNMEEADILGDRIAIVHGGKLKCYGTSLFLKKQYGYGHIEVTLSTKSWCNADKVISKFDPRTQPVNVDSEKIVLSVPHTETLPQSLDNVENEKKNLGVTGISVSLITLEEVFLKVIKKEDNGKYLNELFCPPSQRVEGWNLYMQTILALYHKKATYTFKNLSNTLLTLFLPILSVVLMGLSYDTPNESTDIFPIELGMYRNSKALYSSQNATFGKYYKSAVESFGGSSMEVIQNTSVTQALLNHSVESISDYRNHYIVSAEFNISDGSLYANGFYSGIAIHSIPLTMNLLSNVLIKSVAGEEYSIRVSSQRLPSSLSATQFYVPETESLSRVLIFCCFFFPTVALFVVHPFQETETKMKQLQRMTGVTSVSYWCTMFTFDLIIYTASVIIIVFGFYFMDVILDIRLYYRIEILTMILLLLLFGINSLLITYIFSFSRISRNSVVTILSLAPVGFVLLQYVLHEVIHSLDNLKVLHMMQKRLFRLIPHVSLFHGQLSFFNVAIQNARCRRLPNRLLDVVCLGLKDICCGLDCVDGDCKNQLSYFKTEDDDMSLLECVIYLSVTPLIYFVLLILFEEGFFNKLYVKLFNKHLTSTGPTDIKDEQVEKEKHAVAMEIRKLRNRATNEIENSKAVNITHSNYSESPENSNDSLYLVYELSKSYGKLMAVKEISFRVKQRECFGLLGVNGAGKSTTFRMLTGEEIPNSGTMYLGKSDIHTDRKKYLAQMGYCPQTDALLRSLNAFDHLRLFALLRGIPKSKVDLEVNKWINRLNLNACMSQPSSTYSGGNKRRLNIAMSLIGNPTLVLLDEPTTGVDPAARRSLWNILQSCQAMGQAIILTSHSMEECEALCNRLVIMVKGQLVCIGASQELKQRFGAGYDILIKLNPNRSDDDVANIKNVMVSSLACEIRDENLGFIAYHVSNTGMTWEKMYTTMNNLRMRYSCIEDYAVLSATLEQLFIQFARGSELSDSEKPAEDTVRTVIV is encoded by the exons ATGAAAATGGCAAATGGAATTAGAATTTTTGGCTTGTTGCTATATAAAAATCTGCTGGTGCGAATTAGGCATTGGAAGTCAGCAGTATTTTTGCAATGTTTAGTACCAATTACCTTATTTGTATTAATACAAGCTGTAAGAGATTTTAGTGTTCAACCACCTCaagtaattaatgaaaatacttaTTATCCTCTGGAAGACACAGATGAACTAACAGATATAAATATGGGATATACATATCTCTATTACATGCCACAAAATGAGTATACAGAAAAGATTATAGAGGACACTCGGATGTGTCTAAAATTACCAGCTGAAA AGGTTTTTGGATTTTCATCCGaagataaaatgataaaaagttatacagttttagaagCAAAGCTTCCAACTATTAAGATGTTAGCTCTTGTGTttgaacaatataatacaaGTGATATAAGGTACAAAATCAGACATGCCCTGAACATTCCACGTATACTGTTTGAAAATGTCTTGGATAAAATATCATATACTTCGCatagtttatattttcatgCTATACCATTTGTACAGTTGCAAATGTGCGTTGACGAATCTATTGTAAATCTGACAGCAGTACATGCAAAGCCTGATATAAAG GTGTCCATACAGAGGATGCCTTATCCACCTCATGTTAGAATAGATTCATCCGATATAATACTAAGACTGGTAATATGTATGTTTGCAGTTATTGCTTTTTTAATTCCACTTTGTATGGAAACAAATTACGCGacaaaggaaaaatatattggTGTGAACGTTTTAATGGCAATGAATGGTGTGAAACATTATCAAAATTTACTTAGCTGGTTAATTACTGGCATACTGTTTAGTATTTTTTACATTGTACCAATAAcagtattatttgaaaacacatTTTCTGATAATGTAGAGCCATATCTGCATTAcagtaattcttttatattctggTTAATACTTACAGTACACGTGGCACATTTAATATCATTTGGGATGCATGTTGCTGCTTATTTTTCGAAAC CACGATTTGTGACAATAACACTATCGGTTATTTACACTGCATCTTTTTCACTCcatggaaatttaataaaagaacaaCTCTTTTCTGTAATACCTGGCTTGGGAATATTATTtccaaatatattattatttagattCTTAGAAGAGGTGAACATATATGAAACAAGac TAACTGGCATACAATGGTCAAATATGTTTCTTGTTGGAGATATACAGTATAATACTTCTGGATGTGTTGGATGTATATTAATCTTTTCGCTGCTGGGATTGATGTTACATCTTACACTTGCTTTATATATTAATGCTATACTTCCAGGAAAATATGGAGTACGCAAGGATCCACTTTATTTTTTGAAA TATATcaagaaaaataaagtaaacctTGATGAAGATATGGATGATTTTGATTATGATAGTATAGATGACGAAAATTTTGAACCAGTAACAAAAGGTGCACTTACTCCTGGAATTCAGATTCGAAACCTTAAGAAAACTTATACAACTAGTTATTTAAGAAGAACG ACAGTCCAAGCTGTAAAAGGAATTTCAATGGATTTATATAAAGGTCAAATAACAGCTTTATTAGGCCATAATGGAGCTGGAAAGACTACACTTATGTCTATTATAACAG GAGTAATAAGTGCAACAGGAGGAAAGGTTCTTATAAATGGTAAAAACATTAAAACCCATTTACCAGTCATTAGAAATGATTTAGGCTTATGCCCACAGGAAAACATGGTTTTCCCAGATCTGAGTGTATCTGAACAATTGGAATTCTTTGGTCTA TTAAAAGGTTCTACTAAAACAAGGAAACAGATTAAACAGGACATTATAACTTTActtgagaaattaaaattaagtgaTAAAGGAAATGTTTTGCCGAGCACATTATCCGGTGGACAAAAGAGAAGGCTTTGTCTTGGAATGGCTCTTATTGGCGATGCTAGT attatcaTCTTGGATGAACCTACGTCAGGAATGGATCCTGAAACTAGAAGAGACATATGGGATATCATATTG aaaataagaggaaagaaaacaattttgatTAGCACTCACAATATGGAGGAAGCTGATATTTTGGGAGATAGAATTGCAATAGTACACGGGGgcaaattaaaatgttatgGCACgtcattatttttaaagaagCAGTACG gtTACGGGCATATTGAAGTTACATTATCAACTAAATCATGGTGTAACGCTGATAAAGTTATAAGTAAATTTGATCCAAGAACACAGCCCGTGAATGTGGACAGcgagaaaattgttttaagtGTACCTCACACTGAAACTTTACCACAATCTTTAGACAATgtggaaaatgagaaaaagaatTTGGGTGTTACAGGAATTAGTGTATCGCTTATCACCTTGGAAGAAGTATTCTTGAA AGTTATTAAAAAGGAAGATAATGGAAAATatctaaatgaattattttgtcCTCCATCGCAACGAGTAGAAGGTTGGAATCTATACATGCAAACAATTTTAGCACTTTACCATAAGAAAGCGACGTatactttcaaaaatttaaGCAATACATTACTCACG TTATTTCTCCCAATTTTATCGGTTGTATTAATGGGCTTGAGTTACGACACACCAAATGAATCGACAGACATATTTCCAATAGAACTTGGCATGTACAGAAATTCCAAAGCTTTGTATTCAAGCCAAAATGCTACCTTcggtaaatattacaaaagcgCGGTAGAAAGTTTTGGCGGATCTTCGATGGAAGTGATACAGAATACAAGTGTTACGCAAG CATTATTGAACCACTCTGTTGAAAGTATTTCGGATTATCGCAACCATTATATCGTTTCTGCGGAATTTAATATATCGGATGGATCGTTGTATGCCAATGGTTTTTATTCTGGAATTGCAATTCATAGTATACCATTAACTATGAACCTTTTATCAAATGTATTGATCAAAAGCGTTGCCGGCGAGGAATACTCGATTCGTGTATCGAGCCAGCGGTTACCAAGCAGTCTTTCTGCCACGCAGTTTTACGTGCCAGAAACGGAATCGTTAAGTCGGGTCTTgatattttgttgttttttctTTCCAACTGTGGCACTTTTTGTCGTTCACCCCTTTCAAGAAACAGAGACTAAAATGAAACAATTGCAAAGGATGACTGGAGTTACATCTGTGTCGTACTGGTGCACCATGTTCACATTTGACCTCATAATTTATACAGCAtctgtaattattattgtatttggATTTTATTTCATGGATGTTATACTGGATATCCGTTTGTACTACAGGATAGAAATAT TAACAATGATACTACTGCTATTACTCTTTGGTATCAACTCTTTGTTAATAACTTATATCTTTAGTTTCTCGAGGATATCGAGAAATAGTGTTGTAACTATATTGAGTCTTGCACCTGTTGGATTTG TCTTATTGCAGTACGTTCTGCACGAAGTGATCCATAGCCTCGATAACTTGAAAGTATTGCACATGATGCAAAAGAGATTATTCCGTTTGATACCTCACGTGAGCCTTTTCCATGGTCAATTATCGTTTTTCAATGTAGCCATTCAAAATGCGAGGTGTCGTCGATTGCCAAATCGATTGCTAGATGTTGTTTGCCTTGGCCTAAAGGATATCTGTTGTG GGCTGGACTGCGTAGACGGAGATTGTAAAAATCAGTTGTCTTATTTTAAAACTGAGGACGACGATATGAGCTTGTTAGAATGTGTAATTTATTTGTCGGTGACACCGTTGATATATTTCGTTTTGCTTATTTTGTTCGAAGAgggatttttcaataaattatatgttaaaCTGTTTAACAAGCACTTAACAAGCACAGGTCCCACTGATATAAAGGATGAACAagtggagaaagagaaacatgCTGTTGCAATGGAGATCAGGAAACTGAGAAACC GCGCgacaaatgaaatagaaaattccaAAGCAGTTAATATCACCCATTCAAATTACTCGGAAAGTCCAGAGAACAGCAACGACAGTCTGTACTTGGTTTACGAGCTCAGCAAATCTTATGGAAAATTAATGGCGGTAAAAGAAATCAGTTTTCGAGTGAAGCAACGCGAATGCTTCGGACTGCTTGGTGTAAACGGTGCTGGAAAGAGCACCACATTCAGGATGTTAACTGGTGAAGAAATACCGAACAGTGGAACCATGTACTTAGGAAAATCAGATATTCATACGGATCGAAAGAAg TATCTTGCTCAAATGGGATATTGTCCACAAACTGATGCTTTGCTCCGTTCCTTGAACGCGTTTGACCATCTCCGTTTATTCGCGTTGCTTCGTGGTATACCCAAATCAAAAGTAGACTTAGAGGTCAATAAATGGATCAATCGACTGA ATTTGAATGCGTGCATGTCTCAACCGAGCAGTACTTACAGCGGCGGTAACAAAAGACGTTTGAACATTGCGATGTCGTTAATAGGAAATCCAACGCTTGTTCTGCTGGATGAACCAACAACAGGCGTTGATCCCGCTGCCAGGAGATCGTTGTGGAATATACTTCAATCCTGCCAAGCAATGGGACAAGCTATTATACTTACTTCTCACAG TATGGAGGAGTGTGAGGCTCTATGTAATAGACTAGTCATTATGGTGAAAGGTCAATTGGTTTGCATCGGTGCCAGTCAGGAATTGAAGCAACGATTCGGCGCCGGTTACGATATTCTCATTAAATTGAATCCGAACCGATCGGATGACGACGTAGCCAATATAAAGAACGTCATGGTGTCTTCTCTAGCGTGCGAAATCAGAGACGAGAATTTG GGCTTCATTGCTTACCACGTGAGTAACACCGGCATGACGTGGGAGAAAATGTACACCACGATGAACAATCTGAGAATGCGATACTCTTGCATCGAGGACTATGCTGTGTTATCGGCAACATTGGAGCAGCTGTTCATCCAATTCGCCAGAGGGTCCGAACTGTCGGATAGCGAAAAACCGGCGGAAGATACAGTTCGTACAGTAATTGTATAA
- the LOC116429359 gene encoding ATP-binding cassette sub-family A member 17 isoform X1 encodes MKMANGIRIFGLLLYKNLLVRIRHWKSAVFLQCLVPITLFVLIQAVRDFSVQPPQVINENTYYPLEDTDELTDINMGYTYLYYMPQNEYTEKIIEDTRMCLKLPAEKVFGFSSEDKMIKSYTVLEAKLPTIKMLALVFEQYNTSDIRYKIRHALNIPRILFENVLDKISYTSHSLYFHAIPFVQLQMCVDESIVNLTAVHAKPDIKVSIQRMPYPPHVRIDSSDIILRLVICMFAVIAFLIPLCMETNYATKEKYIGVNVLMAMNGVKHYQNLLSWLITGILFSIFYIVPITVLFENTFSDNVEPYLHYSNSFIFWLILTVHVAHLISFGMHVAAYFSKPRFVTITLSVIYTASFSLHGNLIKEQLFSVIPGLGILFPNILLFRFLEEVNIYETRLTGIQWSNMFLVGDIQYNTSGCVGCILIFSLLGLMLHLTLALYINAILPGKYGVRKDPLYFLKYIKKNKVNLDEDMDDFDYDSIDDENFEPVTKGALTPGIQIRNLKKTYTTSYLRRTTVQAVKGISMDLYKGQITALLGHNGAGKTTLMSIITGVISATGGKVLINGKNIKTHLPVIRNDLGLCPQENMVFPDLSVSEQLEFFGLLKGSTKTRKQIKQDIITLLEKLKLSDKGNVLPSTLSGGQKRRLCLGMALIGDASIIILDEPTSGMDPETRRDIWDIILKIRGKKTILISTHNMEEADILGDRIAIVHGGKLKCYGTSLFLKKQYGYGHIEVTLSTKSWCNADKVISKFDPRTQPVNVDSEKIVLSVPHTETLPQSLDNVENEKKNLGVTGISVSLITLEEVFLKVIKKEDNGKYLNELFCPPSQRVEGWNLYMQTILALYHKKATYTFKNLSNTLLTLFLPILSVVLMGLSYDTPNESTDIFPIELGMYRNSKALYSSQNATFGKYYKSAVESFGGSSMEVIQNTSVTQALLNHSVESISDYRNHYIVSAEFNISDGSLYANGFYSGIAIHSIPLTMNLLSNVLIKSVAGEEYSIRVSSQRLPSSLSATQFYVPETESLSRVLIFCCFFFPTVALFVVHPFQETETKMKQLQRMTGVTSVSYWCTMFTFDLIIYTASVIIIVFGFYFMDVILDIRLYYRIEILTMILLLLLFGINSLLITYIFSFSRISRNSVVTILSLAPVGFVLLQYVLHEVIHSLDNLKVLHMMQKRLFRLIPHVSLFHGQLSFFNVAIQNARCRRLPNRLLDVVCLGLKDICCGLDCVDGDCKNQLSYFKTEDDDMSLLECVIYLSVTPLIYFVLLILFEEGFFNKLYVKLFNKHLTSTGPTDIKDEQVEKEKHAVAMEIRKLRNRGATNEIENSKAVNITHSNYSESPENSNDSLYLVYELSKSYGKLMAVKEISFRVKQRECFGLLGVNGAGKSTTFRMLTGEEIPNSGTMYLGKSDIHTDRKKYLAQMGYCPQTDALLRSLNAFDHLRLFALLRGIPKSKVDLEVNKWINRLNLNACMSQPSSTYSGGNKRRLNIAMSLIGNPTLVLLDEPTTGVDPAARRSLWNILQSCQAMGQAIILTSHSMEECEALCNRLVIMVKGQLVCIGASQELKQRFGAGYDILIKLNPNRSDDDVANIKNVMVSSLACEIRDENLGFIAYHVSNTGMTWEKMYTTMNNLRMRYSCIEDYAVLSATLEQLFIQFARGSELSDSEKPAEDTVRTVIV; translated from the exons ATGAAAATGGCAAATGGAATTAGAATTTTTGGCTTGTTGCTATATAAAAATCTGCTGGTGCGAATTAGGCATTGGAAGTCAGCAGTATTTTTGCAATGTTTAGTACCAATTACCTTATTTGTATTAATACAAGCTGTAAGAGATTTTAGTGTTCAACCACCTCaagtaattaatgaaaatacttaTTATCCTCTGGAAGACACAGATGAACTAACAGATATAAATATGGGATATACATATCTCTATTACATGCCACAAAATGAGTATACAGAAAAGATTATAGAGGACACTCGGATGTGTCTAAAATTACCAGCTGAAA AGGTTTTTGGATTTTCATCCGaagataaaatgataaaaagttatacagttttagaagCAAAGCTTCCAACTATTAAGATGTTAGCTCTTGTGTttgaacaatataatacaaGTGATATAAGGTACAAAATCAGACATGCCCTGAACATTCCACGTATACTGTTTGAAAATGTCTTGGATAAAATATCATATACTTCGCatagtttatattttcatgCTATACCATTTGTACAGTTGCAAATGTGCGTTGACGAATCTATTGTAAATCTGACAGCAGTACATGCAAAGCCTGATATAAAG GTGTCCATACAGAGGATGCCTTATCCACCTCATGTTAGAATAGATTCATCCGATATAATACTAAGACTGGTAATATGTATGTTTGCAGTTATTGCTTTTTTAATTCCACTTTGTATGGAAACAAATTACGCGacaaaggaaaaatatattggTGTGAACGTTTTAATGGCAATGAATGGTGTGAAACATTATCAAAATTTACTTAGCTGGTTAATTACTGGCATACTGTTTAGTATTTTTTACATTGTACCAATAAcagtattatttgaaaacacatTTTCTGATAATGTAGAGCCATATCTGCATTAcagtaattcttttatattctggTTAATACTTACAGTACACGTGGCACATTTAATATCATTTGGGATGCATGTTGCTGCTTATTTTTCGAAAC CACGATTTGTGACAATAACACTATCGGTTATTTACACTGCATCTTTTTCACTCcatggaaatttaataaaagaacaaCTCTTTTCTGTAATACCTGGCTTGGGAATATTATTtccaaatatattattatttagattCTTAGAAGAGGTGAACATATATGAAACAAGac TAACTGGCATACAATGGTCAAATATGTTTCTTGTTGGAGATATACAGTATAATACTTCTGGATGTGTTGGATGTATATTAATCTTTTCGCTGCTGGGATTGATGTTACATCTTACACTTGCTTTATATATTAATGCTATACTTCCAGGAAAATATGGAGTACGCAAGGATCCACTTTATTTTTTGAAA TATATcaagaaaaataaagtaaacctTGATGAAGATATGGATGATTTTGATTATGATAGTATAGATGACGAAAATTTTGAACCAGTAACAAAAGGTGCACTTACTCCTGGAATTCAGATTCGAAACCTTAAGAAAACTTATACAACTAGTTATTTAAGAAGAACG ACAGTCCAAGCTGTAAAAGGAATTTCAATGGATTTATATAAAGGTCAAATAACAGCTTTATTAGGCCATAATGGAGCTGGAAAGACTACACTTATGTCTATTATAACAG GAGTAATAAGTGCAACAGGAGGAAAGGTTCTTATAAATGGTAAAAACATTAAAACCCATTTACCAGTCATTAGAAATGATTTAGGCTTATGCCCACAGGAAAACATGGTTTTCCCAGATCTGAGTGTATCTGAACAATTGGAATTCTTTGGTCTA TTAAAAGGTTCTACTAAAACAAGGAAACAGATTAAACAGGACATTATAACTTTActtgagaaattaaaattaagtgaTAAAGGAAATGTTTTGCCGAGCACATTATCCGGTGGACAAAAGAGAAGGCTTTGTCTTGGAATGGCTCTTATTGGCGATGCTAGT attatcaTCTTGGATGAACCTACGTCAGGAATGGATCCTGAAACTAGAAGAGACATATGGGATATCATATTG aaaataagaggaaagaaaacaattttgatTAGCACTCACAATATGGAGGAAGCTGATATTTTGGGAGATAGAATTGCAATAGTACACGGGGgcaaattaaaatgttatgGCACgtcattatttttaaagaagCAGTACG gtTACGGGCATATTGAAGTTACATTATCAACTAAATCATGGTGTAACGCTGATAAAGTTATAAGTAAATTTGATCCAAGAACACAGCCCGTGAATGTGGACAGcgagaaaattgttttaagtGTACCTCACACTGAAACTTTACCACAATCTTTAGACAATgtggaaaatgagaaaaagaatTTGGGTGTTACAGGAATTAGTGTATCGCTTATCACCTTGGAAGAAGTATTCTTGAA AGTTATTAAAAAGGAAGATAATGGAAAATatctaaatgaattattttgtcCTCCATCGCAACGAGTAGAAGGTTGGAATCTATACATGCAAACAATTTTAGCACTTTACCATAAGAAAGCGACGTatactttcaaaaatttaaGCAATACATTACTCACG TTATTTCTCCCAATTTTATCGGTTGTATTAATGGGCTTGAGTTACGACACACCAAATGAATCGACAGACATATTTCCAATAGAACTTGGCATGTACAGAAATTCCAAAGCTTTGTATTCAAGCCAAAATGCTACCTTcggtaaatattacaaaagcgCGGTAGAAAGTTTTGGCGGATCTTCGATGGAAGTGATACAGAATACAAGTGTTACGCAAG CATTATTGAACCACTCTGTTGAAAGTATTTCGGATTATCGCAACCATTATATCGTTTCTGCGGAATTTAATATATCGGATGGATCGTTGTATGCCAATGGTTTTTATTCTGGAATTGCAATTCATAGTATACCATTAACTATGAACCTTTTATCAAATGTATTGATCAAAAGCGTTGCCGGCGAGGAATACTCGATTCGTGTATCGAGCCAGCGGTTACCAAGCAGTCTTTCTGCCACGCAGTTTTACGTGCCAGAAACGGAATCGTTAAGTCGGGTCTTgatattttgttgttttttctTTCCAACTGTGGCACTTTTTGTCGTTCACCCCTTTCAAGAAACAGAGACTAAAATGAAACAATTGCAAAGGATGACTGGAGTTACATCTGTGTCGTACTGGTGCACCATGTTCACATTTGACCTCATAATTTATACAGCAtctgtaattattattgtatttggATTTTATTTCATGGATGTTATACTGGATATCCGTTTGTACTACAGGATAGAAATAT TAACAATGATACTACTGCTATTACTCTTTGGTATCAACTCTTTGTTAATAACTTATATCTTTAGTTTCTCGAGGATATCGAGAAATAGTGTTGTAACTATATTGAGTCTTGCACCTGTTGGATTTG TCTTATTGCAGTACGTTCTGCACGAAGTGATCCATAGCCTCGATAACTTGAAAGTATTGCACATGATGCAAAAGAGATTATTCCGTTTGATACCTCACGTGAGCCTTTTCCATGGTCAATTATCGTTTTTCAATGTAGCCATTCAAAATGCGAGGTGTCGTCGATTGCCAAATCGATTGCTAGATGTTGTTTGCCTTGGCCTAAAGGATATCTGTTGTG GGCTGGACTGCGTAGACGGAGATTGTAAAAATCAGTTGTCTTATTTTAAAACTGAGGACGACGATATGAGCTTGTTAGAATGTGTAATTTATTTGTCGGTGACACCGTTGATATATTTCGTTTTGCTTATTTTGTTCGAAGAgggatttttcaataaattatatgttaaaCTGTTTAACAAGCACTTAACAAGCACAGGTCCCACTGATATAAAGGATGAACAagtggagaaagagaaacatgCTGTTGCAATGGAGATCAGGAAACTGAGAAACCGTG GCGCgacaaatgaaatagaaaattccaAAGCAGTTAATATCACCCATTCAAATTACTCGGAAAGTCCAGAGAACAGCAACGACAGTCTGTACTTGGTTTACGAGCTCAGCAAATCTTATGGAAAATTAATGGCGGTAAAAGAAATCAGTTTTCGAGTGAAGCAACGCGAATGCTTCGGACTGCTTGGTGTAAACGGTGCTGGAAAGAGCACCACATTCAGGATGTTAACTGGTGAAGAAATACCGAACAGTGGAACCATGTACTTAGGAAAATCAGATATTCATACGGATCGAAAGAAg TATCTTGCTCAAATGGGATATTGTCCACAAACTGATGCTTTGCTCCGTTCCTTGAACGCGTTTGACCATCTCCGTTTATTCGCGTTGCTTCGTGGTATACCCAAATCAAAAGTAGACTTAGAGGTCAATAAATGGATCAATCGACTGA ATTTGAATGCGTGCATGTCTCAACCGAGCAGTACTTACAGCGGCGGTAACAAAAGACGTTTGAACATTGCGATGTCGTTAATAGGAAATCCAACGCTTGTTCTGCTGGATGAACCAACAACAGGCGTTGATCCCGCTGCCAGGAGATCGTTGTGGAATATACTTCAATCCTGCCAAGCAATGGGACAAGCTATTATACTTACTTCTCACAG TATGGAGGAGTGTGAGGCTCTATGTAATAGACTAGTCATTATGGTGAAAGGTCAATTGGTTTGCATCGGTGCCAGTCAGGAATTGAAGCAACGATTCGGCGCCGGTTACGATATTCTCATTAAATTGAATCCGAACCGATCGGATGACGACGTAGCCAATATAAAGAACGTCATGGTGTCTTCTCTAGCGTGCGAAATCAGAGACGAGAATTTG GGCTTCATTGCTTACCACGTGAGTAACACCGGCATGACGTGGGAGAAAATGTACACCACGATGAACAATCTGAGAATGCGATACTCTTGCATCGAGGACTATGCTGTGTTATCGGCAACATTGGAGCAGCTGTTCATCCAATTCGCCAGAGGGTCCGAACTGTCGGATAGCGAAAAACCGGCGGAAGATACAGTTCGTACAGTAATTGTATAA